The stretch of DNA AGTGAGAAATGTCGATCCCTTGCACGATGCTCCTTTCAGTGTGGACGACAGATGGACGCAGACGGCGGGCGGACAACGAATTCTAAGTGTTTTCATCATCTTTTGCCGCCTGTCGCGACGCGGCGAAACATGACGATAGTTCGGCCGCCCCGAGGCTTTCCGTCGAAAGCCCGAAGGGCGCCGCCTCGCCCGCAAACGAAGGCGACCCCGCCGAAGCAGGGCCGCCTTGTCGTTGCTTGCGTGCGCGAGAAGAGGACTATTTGTTCTCGAGCGCGGCTTGGGCTGCCGCCAGGCGCGCGATGGGCACGCGATAGGGAGAGCAGCTGACATAGTTCACGCCGCACTCCTGGAAGATGTGGATGGAATCCGGGTCGCCGCCGTGCTCGCCGCACACGCCGCACATCAGGTCGGGATTGCCCTCATGGCCGAGCTTGACGCCCATGGCCACGAGCTTCGCCACGCCGCGATCGATGGTCGCGAACGGGTTGTAAGGCAGAATATGCTGCGCGAGGTACTGCGGCACGAACTCGCCCTCCACGTCGTCGCGGCTGAAGCCGAACGTCGTCTGGGTCAGGTCGTTGGTGCCGAAGGAGAAGAAGTCGGCATGCTTGGCGATGTCGTCGGCGGTGACGGCCGCGCGCGGCAGCTCGATCATCGTGCCGATGGGGATCTCGAGCGTAACGCCCTGCTCGGCTTCGACTTCGGCGATGGTCTTCTCAGCCACGCCGCGCAGCTTCTCGAGCTCGGCCTTCACGGACACGAGCGGAATCATGACCTCGGGCTTCGGATCGAAGCCTTCCTTCTTCAGCTTCGCCATTGCGGTGGCGATGGCGCGCACCTGCATGACCGGCAGGATGGGATACACAATGCCGAGGCGGCAGCCGCGCATGCCCAGCATCGGGTTCTGCTCGGCGAACGAGTCGATCTTCTCCATGAGCTCGCGCTTCTCGGCGACGGCGGCCGCGTCGGCGCCGGTGGCCTCCATGCGGGCGATCTCCACGTCGAGCGCACGCGGGCTTTCCAGGAACTCATGCAGCGGCGGGTCGAGCAGGCGAACGATGACCGGCAGGCCGTCCATGGCCTTGAACATGCCGTAGAAGTCGCCCGTCTGAGCCTCGAACAGGTCGTTCACGGCCTTTTCGCGCACGGCTTCGTCCTCGTTCAGGATGAACGTTTGGATGATCTGCTTGCGGTCGCCGAGGAACATGTGCTCGGTACGGCACAGGCCGATGCCCTGGGCACCGAAGCTGCGCGACAGCGCAGCGTCCTCGGGATTGTCGGCGTTGGCGCGCACGCCAAGGGTGCGGAATTCGTCGGCCCACTCCAAAATGGTATCAAGGTCGCCGGTGAGCTCGGGCATGACCAGGTCGACCGCGCCGAGGACCACGATGCCCGACGTGCCGTCGATGGACACGACGTCGCCCTCGGAGATGACCACATCGGTGCCGGAAACGACGGCCTGCTTCTTCTCGGCGTCGATCTTGAGCGATTCCACGCCGCACACGCACGGAGCGCCCATGCCGCGGGCGATGACGGCCGCGTGCGACGTCTTGCCGCCGTGCGAGGTGAGAATGCCTTCAGCGGCGATCATGCCGGCCAGGTCGTCGGGGTTGGTCTCCCAGCGCACGAGCACGCACTTGCGGCCCGCTTCGGCGGCGGCGACGGCGTCGGCGGCCGAGAACACGGCCTCGCCCACCGCGGCGCCAGGGCTGGCGTTCAGGCCGCGAGCGAGCACGTCGTAGGTGGCGTTCTTGTCGAACTGCGGATGCAGAAGCTGGTCGAGCTGCTCAGGATCGACGCGCTTCACGGCCTCTTCCTTCGTGATGAGGCCTTCCTTCTCCATTTCGATGGCGATGTGCAGCGCGGCCGCGGCGGTACGCTTGCCCACGCGCGTTTGCAGCATCCACAGCTTGCCCTGCTCGATCGTGAACTCGATGTCGCACATGTCGCGGAAGTGGTTTTCCAGCGTCGTGAAGATGCCTTCAAGCTCAAGGCCGGCCTCTTCCAGGCCTTCGACCTCTTTCAGCTCGGCGATGGGGCTCGTGTTGCGGATGCCGGCCACCACGTCTTCGCCCTGGGCGTTGACCAGGTAGTCGCCGTAGAACTCGGCCTCGCCGTTGGCGGGGTTGCGCGTGAAGGCCACGCCGGTGGCGGAAGTGTTGCCCTTGTTGCCGAAGACCATCGACTGCACGTTGACGGCGGTGCCCAGGTCGTCGGCGATCTTGTTCTGCTTGCGATACAGCGTGGCGCGCGGGTTGTTCCAGCTGCCGAACACGGCTTCAATGGCCAGCTGCAGCTGCACCATCGGATCCTGCGGGAACTGCACCTCGCCGTCGACGACGAGCGAGGGATAGTCGGCGGCGAGAACGTTCTCGGAGAAGATGTCCTTGAACTCGCGCACAAGCTCCTGCAGGTCTTCGGCGGTCAGGTCGGTGTCGCTTGCAACGCCGCGGGCGTTCTTCATGGCGGTGATGGCGTTTTCAAACAAGTCGCCGTCAAGCCCCATGACCACGTTGGAGAACATCTGGATAAAGCGGCGGTAGGAGTCCCACGCGAAGCGCGGGTTTTCGGTCTGAGCGATGAGGCCGTTGATGGACTGGTCGTTCAGACCCAGGTTCAGCACGGTGTCCATCATGCCGGGCATGGACATGGGAGCACCAGAGCGAACGGAAACGAGCAGCGGGTCTTCGGCGTCGCCGATGCGCTTGCCCATGCGCGCTTCCAAGTCTTCCCGGTATTCGCGAATGGTGTCCAACGCCCCCTCTGGCCAGGTGTTGTCTGCATTTGCGTACTCCATGCAGGTCTGGCACGTGATCGTGAAGCCGGGAGGAACAGGAAGCCCGATGTTGGCCATCTCGGCGAGGTTCGCACCCTTGCCGCCGAGCACCATTTTCATGGACGTGTTTCCCTCGGTCACGTTGTTGCCGTCTGCATCCTTGCCGAACGCGTAGACTCGCTTGACTGTCTCAGCCACCTTGCTCTCCTAACCTAGGCGTAAGAGGAATCACAATGCAGAAAACCTGCATCGATTACTCTATAATATCCGAAGGTGGATGAACTTTCTCATAGTATTTCAAAATTTCTTGCGCGGTTTCTTCAACGGCGCGGTTTTTGGTGTTGATGACGATGCAGCCGAGCTTGCGCATGAGCCGGTGCGCCTTGTCGAGGTCTTTGTAGACCCGTTCGGGGTCGGCGTAGGAAGACGCCACGGTCATCGCGCGGCCAAGCCGGCGCTGGCGGATGGGCACGAGCACGTCAGGAGTGGTCATGAGGCCGAACAACCTCGTGCGGTCCACGTCGAAGATCTGCTCGGCGGGCTCGGTCTCAAGGTCGAGCGGGACGTTGGCCACCTTGTAGCCTTGCTGGGCCAGATAGATCGACGTGGGCGTCTTCGACGAGCGCGACACGCCTAGAATGACGATGTCGGCCAGGGCAAGGTCTTGGGGGTTGCGGCCGTCGTCGTGGCTGATCGTGAACTCGATGGCTTCGATGCGCCGATAGTACGACTCGTTCGTTTCGCGCATCGTCCCGGGCGTGGCCGTGGGCACAAGCCCCGTCAGCTCGCCGATGGCGCCGACCGGCCCGGTCATGAGGTCGACCGCCACCACGTCGTCGCGCGAGGCGAAATACGCACGTATCTCGCGGGCCAGCTCGCTTGAGACAAGCGTGAAGAACACCAAAAGGCGGTCTTCGCCCGTGCGCTCTCTTTCCGCGGCAAGGCTTTCGTCGACGAAACGCTCCACGTCCTCGAAATGCTTCACGCGCGATAACATTTCTATGCGCGGCTTGTACACGTGGAACTGGGCGGCCGCCGCCCGGGCAACCGCCCGGGCGGTCAGGCCGACCGAATCGCTGATGACGTGGATGGTGGGAAATGTCTCCTTGTCCGTCATGCGGCCCTATTTTGCCGACTTCGCCATCTTCGAGAAGTCGGCCACGTCGGCGAACACCTCGGTGAAGGCGTTGAGCAGCTGCAGGCGGTTGTTGCGCACCGACGCGTCCTCGTCCATGACCATCGTCGTCTCGAAGAACGCGTCAATGGGGCCGCGCAGCGCGGCGAGCTGGGAAAGCGCCGCAGCATAGCCGTCGGCCTTCGCAAGCGCTTCGGCCACGCCGGCCGCCGCCTGCTTCACGGCCGCAGCCAGATCGCGCTCCGGGTCGGTGAACAGGGCCTCGTCAAAGGCCGTGCCGGCATCGGCGTCGCGCAGGTTGTTCGCGCGGGCAAACGCGATCGCCAGGTCCTCGAACGTCTCAGGCGCCTCTTTGCGGGCCGACTCCAAGGCGCGCACCCGGGCGATGACCTCGGCAGGCTCCACGACGCCGGCGGCCAGCACCGCGTCGATGGCGTCGGCGCCGGCTCCCTCGTCGCGCAGCATGACCTTCGTGCGGGTCACGAAGAAGTCCAAGACCTCGTCGCGCACGCCCGCACGGTCGAAGGACACGCCGGCCTCTTCGTAGGTGGCAAGCGACGCGTCGACGGCGTCTGCCAGCGACACGGCAAGCCCGCCTTCCAGCATGGCCACGATGCCGATGGCGCTGCGGCGCAGCGCGAACGGATCGGACGAGCCGGTCGGCCCTTGCCCGACCGCGAACAGGCCGCAGATGGTGTCGAGCTTGTCGGCCATGGCCACCGCCTGGCCGACGGCGGTCGAGGGCGGCTCGTCGCCGGAGAAGCGCGGACGGTAGTGCTCGCCGATGGCGCGCGACACGGCCTCTGTCTCGCCCGCCGCTTCGGCGTAGTAGGACCCCATGACGCCCTGGACGCTCGTGAACTCGACGACGGCGTTGGTCACCAGGTCGGCTTTCGCCAGATAGGCGGCGCGGGCAGCGTCTCGCGCGTCCTGCTCGGAAAACGCCACGTCGGCGGCCAGGTGCGACGTCAGCGCCACGATGCGGTCGGTCTTTGCGCGCATCGTGCCCAAGGCTTCTTGGAACACGACCTCGTCAAGCCGCTCCACGAAGTCTTCCAGCGGGCGCTTGAGGTCCTCGTCGTAGAAGAACTTCGCGTCGGACAGGCGCGCCCGCACGACGCGCTCGTTGCCGTCCGTGATGGTGGCGGCGCAGTCCGGATTGCCGTTCGTCACGACGATGAAGCGGTTCGTGAGAGCGCCTTGCGCGTCATAGAGCGGGAAGTAGCGCTGGTGCATGAGCATCGCGTCGACGATGATCTCTTCGGGCACCTGCAAGAATTCCTCGTCGAACGTGCCCACGAGCACGGTCGGATACTCGCAGAGGTTCGTGACCTCAAGCAGGGTCTTCGCCGGCAGCTCGGCCCGCGCCCCGGTCTGCTCTTCGGCTTTCGCCACCCCTTCGCGGATGGCCGCCTCGCGCGCGGCCTCGCTCGGCACCACGCACGCGCCTTCCACGACGGCCAGCAAGTCGTCGGCGCAGGCCACCTCGTGGGGGCCGGGCGCCAGAAAGCGGTGGCCCCAGGTAAGGCGCCCTGCCTGCAGGCCGGCGAACGTCACGGGCACCACCACGTCGCCGAGCAGCGTCACAAGCCAGCGCACCGGACGCGAGAAGTACTCGCTCGTGGTGCCCCAGCGGCACGACTTCGGCCACGAAATGCCCGTGATGATGGACCCGAGCACGTCGGGAAGCAGGCCCGCCACGTCGCGCGACGGCACCGAGCGCGTGGCGTACACGTATTCCGTGCCGCCCTCTTCGCGCAGCTCGAGCGCGTCCACGTCAACGCCCTTGCCGCGGGCGAAGCCGGCTGCGGCCTTCGTCGGGTTGCCGTCCGCGTCGAACGCGATCTTTTTCGCCGGGCCGCGGAACACCTCTTCGAGCGCTTCGGTCTGCTCGGCCACGGCGTCGACGATCATCATGAGGCGGCGCGGCGTCGTGTAGACGCTCACGTCTCCGTGCGGAATGCGGGCGTCGTCGAGCGCGGCCGGCACGAGCGTCGCCAGCTGCTCGGTGGCGCGGTGCAGGTCGAACGCGGGGATTTCTTCGGTGCCGATCTCGAAAGCGAGCGTGGACGTCTTACTCATGTTCTGCTCCATTCTCGAAAACCAGCTGGTCGGCGGGAACGTCCATCCCCACCACGTGCTTCATGTACGACGCGCAGCACGCCTTGGCGAGCGTGCGCACGCGCAGGATGTAGGCCATGCGCTCGGTGGCCGAAATGACGCCGCGGGCGTCGAGCAGGTTGAAGGCGTGGCAGCACTTCAGCACGCTGTCGTAGGCGGGCAGCGGCAGCCCTGCGGCCAGCGTGCGCCCGCATTCGGCCTCGCGGTCGTTGAATTCCTGGAAGAGGAAGTCGGTGTCGGCCACTTCGAAATTGAACGCCGAGTACTGCTTCTCGTTTTCCAGATACACGTCGCCGTAGGTGAACGTGACGCCGTCGTCGCCGCGGCTCCACACGATGTCGAACATGGAGTCGACGCCTTGGATGTACATCGTCAGGCGTTCGAGCCCGTAGGCGATCTCCACCGGCACTGGGTCGCATTCAAAGCCGCCGACCTGCTGGAAGTAGGTGAACTGCGTCACTTCCATGCCGTCGATCCACACTTCCCAGCCCAGGCCCCACGCGCCGAGCGTGGGAGACTCCCAGTCGTCTTCGACGAAGCGCACGTCGTGGGCGTCCACGTCGATCCCGATGGCCCGCAGGCTGCCCAGGTAAAGGTCCTGGATGTTGTCGGGCGAGGGCTTCATGAGCACCTGAAACTGGTAGTAGAACTGCGTGCGGTTGGGATTTTCGCCGTAACGGCCGTCGGTGGGGCGACGGCATCCCTGCACGTAGCAGGTGCGCCACGTGTCCGGCCCGAGCGAGCGCAGCGTCGTGGCGGGCGCGTTCGTGCCGGCGCCGACCTCGTTGTCGTAGGGCTGCAGCACCACGCATCCCACGCTCGACCAGTACCGCTGCAGGTTCATCATGACGTCTTGGAACGTCGGCGGCAGCGCCGGCGCTTCCTGCGTTGCCGATGCAGTTTCAGTGTCCATAGATCTCCTTGTTCCGTATCCGAGTCCGACCCTCATGTGCGCACATCGGCGCGAAAGGCTTCAAGGTTATTCCAGCAGGCGAATGCTGTCGAGCGGCCAGTACACGACCATGCCGTGACCGGTGACCGAATCGCATGGAATGGCGCCGAAGTAGCGCGAGTCCTGGGAATTCGTGCGGTTGTCCCCCATGACCCAGATGGAGTCTTCGGGAACCGTGTAGGGAAACGTCACGCCGCCGGGCAGCGTGTAGGACGGCTTGCCGTTGGTGTAGGGCTCGTCGAGCGGCACCCCGTCCACGTACACCAGCCCGTCGGCGTCGTTGATGTCCACGACCGACCCGCCGGCAGCGATGCAGCGCTTGATGAGGATGCGGCCGGGTATTTCGGGGTCTTCGAACGTGACGATGTCGCCGGGCGCCGGCTCGCGGAAGTAATAGCTCATCTTCTCGGCAAACACCATGTCGCCGGTCATGATCGTGGTTTCCATCGAAGCAGAGGGAATTTCGAAAGCCTGGAACACGTAGACGCGCAAAAGCCATGACAACCCGAAGATGAAGGCAACCATGACGACGATGTTCACGAACGTCCGAATGATGCCTGGCCGGGCGCTTTCTACGGGCTGTTCTGGTTCCATGGGACTATCGACCTTCCAACGAGGCATGTTTCAGGGCATGCGCGCCCGTCTTTGTCACAGTGAATACCCTATGATACCCAAGCGTGGTCAGGCATGCGCGCTTTCGAGGAAATTCCGCAAAAACCTTCGATCGGCCTCGTCCAGATCGGCGCACCTCAGCAGGTCGGGGCGCAGCTGGGCCGTGCGGGCAAGGCTTTGCTCGCGGCGCCACCGGGCAATGGCCGCGTGGTTGCCGGACAGCAGCACGTCCGGGACGCACGAGCCCCGAAAGCTGGCCGGACGCGTGTATTGCGGGTATTCGAGCAGCCCGCCGGCGAAGCTTTCCTCGACGGCTCCCAGCTCGGCTCCCAGCACGCCGGGGATCTTGCGCACGACCGCGTCGATGACGACCATCGACGCCAGCTCCCCGCTCGTCAGCACGTAGTCCCCCAGCGACACCGTGACATCGGCCAGCGCATAGGCCCGCTCGTCGATGCCTTCGTAATGGCCGCAGACGAACAACAGCCGCTCGCTTTGGGAAAGCTCGGTCGCCAGCGCGTCGTCGAAGGACCGCCCACACGGCGACAAAAAGACCGTCGTAGGCTTGGGAAGCGCCGCATCGCGCGTGATGGCCTCGTAGGCCTCGAAGATGGGCTCGCACTTCATGACGAGGCCGTGGCCGCCCCCGTAGGGGTCGTCGTCGGTGGTGCGATGGCGGTCATGCGTCCAATCGCGCAGGTCGTAGGCACGAAACTGAAGGGCGCCCTTGTCTTGGGCCCGCTTCATGATGGACGTCCCCATGACCGAGTCGTACATGTTGGGGAACGTGGAAAGCGTCTCTATCAGCACGGGCGCTCCCTACAGGTCGACAAGGCCGCGCGGCAGGCGCACGAACACGGTGCGCGCCCCATCGTCGACCGACATCAAAAAGTCGTCGACCCACGGCACGAGCAGCGCGTCGCCGCCACCGGCCGGCACGACCGACGCAAGCAGATGGGCGGGGTTTTCCACGAAGCCTTCTATCACACCGACGCGTCCCGCCGCCTCGTCGACCACCGCATAGCCGACGAGGCTTCCCTCCGCCGCCGCCAGCGCCTCGCCGGGCAGGTCGGCGCGAGCCGCCAAACAGTAGCAGCCCTCCAGCTCAAGAGCGTCTTCCCAGGTCGACACCGCATCGAACGACACGACGGCGCGGTCGGGGCCGGCCTGCGCCACGCGCACGACGCAGGCCTGGCGCGGCGCCTCCAGGCGCGGCGGCACGAAATGCACCGTCTGGCCTTCAGAGAACAAAAAAGGAAGGCCTTCCGAGGCTCGCACCTCGAGGTCTCCCTTTTTTCCTTTTGCTTTGGAAAGTCGGCCTATGCGCACCCAACGGCCCATTTAATCGAGCAACTCCACCTCGACATGGGTGTTCGTGCTCGACGCCGCCGCGCGGGCAAGCGTCCGAATGGACTTGATGACGCGCCCCTGACGCCCAATGACCTTGCCGGCGTCCTCTTCGTTGACGCGTAGCTCAACCAGGATCGAGCCGTCGGCTTCTTCCACGGCGTTGATGCTCAGATCGTCTTCAAAGTCGACGAGCGGACGAACGACAGACTCGACGAGGCCCTGGATGTTTTCCAGCTGATCGGCCATTACGCAGTCGCGTTCTCGCGAGCCTGCTTGATGAGCGCAGCGACGGTGTCGGTGGGCTGGGCGCCCTTGGCAAGCCACTCGTCAACCTTGTCAAGATCGATCTGCACCATGGCCGGCTCGACGCAGGGATTGTAGCGGCCCACCTCGTCGATGAAGCGGCCGTCACGAGGGCTGCGGGAATTGGCGACGATGACGCGGTAGTACGGGCGCTTCTTGGCACCATGGCGAGCGAGGCGAATCTTAACCATGAAGATAAACTCCTTTGTAGCTTCTCTTGTGATACTCGTGCGCTTGTGCAAAGCGCAGCAAAACAGCAGTTGCTTATATTACGACTCCCGGCAACGCCGCGCAAGCGGCGGGTGCGGCGAGCGGCTTTTCACGGTGCCGTCTGCATAGATTAACCACATCTGGCCTGTTCCGCCATCCATCAGCGGCGCGTTTCGAAGGGATTGTCAAGCTCGTAGAGGCGCCGGTAGCGCTCGCTTTCGGCAAAAAGGGCCTGCGGGGCACCGTCGAGGGCCACGCGTCCGCCGTCCAAGAACATGACGCGGTCGAAGGCGGACACGCCCGCCAGGTGGTGCGTGACGAGCACGACCGTCCTGTCGGCCAGCGCGTCTGCGACAAGCGCCAAAACGTCGCGCTCGGTCGTCGGGTCGAGGCCCGCGAACGGCTCGTCCAGCACGACCACGGGCGAGTCGGCCACGAGCGCCCGGGCCACGGCGAGCCGGTGGCGCTGGCCGCCGGAGAGGCGGTATCCCCCCTCTCCCACCAACGTCGCCAGCCCCTCGGGCAGACTGCGCACGTGCTCGGCAAGCCGCACGCGCCAAAGCGCCCGCCACACGTCCTCATCGGTCGCGTCCGGGCGTCCAAGCCGCACGTTTTCGCCGATGGAGAGGTCGAACACGTGGGCGTCCTGGGAAACGACGCTCACGAAGCGGGCCGCCGCGTCGCCGGCGCCCGCAAGCGAGGCGCCGCCCACCGTCACCGACCCGGCGCTCGCCACGAAGTCGCCGCGCAAAAGCGCCGTGAAGGTCGACTTGCCCTCGCCGCTGCGCCCGAGCAGCGCGACTTTCTGGCCGGCCGGTATCGTGCACGTCAGGTTGCGCAGCACCGGCACCTCGCCAGGGCCGTAGGAAAACGTCACGTCGTCGAACACGACGTCGTAGGGCGGGCGCGGCAGACGCGTCGGCGGGGCGGGACGAGCGGCGGCGCCTGCGTCCAGGGCGTTCAGGCGCCGGATGGCGTCAAGGCTTGCAAGCCCTCGCTCGGCCGCCGGCGGCACGACCACGAACGCGTCCATGAGCGGGAAGAACGCCAGCGAGAAGGCGGCTATCCAATTCGCGGCGTCGGTCCCCGCGCGCTCGGCTCCCCCGAACGCAGCGGCCGCCCACGCGACGAGCGAGAGGATCACGACGAGGAAGCACGCCTGCGCCGCCACGTCGCGCACCCGGTCGAACGCGTCGATGGCCTCTCGCAGCTTCGCGCGGCGGACAAGCCGCTCTTCGGCCTTTTCCACGCGCTCCGCCTCGCGTCCGGCATAGATCCAGTCGTTTGCGCCGGCCACGTCTTCGGACAGGTCGGCATACAGCTCGTCGGTCGCACGCTTCACCAAACGCTCGCGCGGCCCGACCACGGCGACCGACGCGCACGGCAGCACCACGAGCACCGCCCCGAGCGCCAACATCCATGTGCACAGCAGCGCCGGCGAGAAAAAGCCCAGGCAGACGGCGCCCGCCACATACAGCAGCGCCGACACCGTCATCGGGAACAGCGTGCGCAGGTACAGGTCCTGCACGTGCGCCACGTCATCGGCGAGCAGGCCTAAAAGCTCGCCGGTCCGCCGGCTCGCCCGCAAGCGCACGGCATCGGGCGCGACGGCCCGGTACAGGCGCACGCGCAGCTTGGAGGTCATGCGAAGCACCCAGTCGTGGCTTTCCAGGCGCTCCAGGTAGTTCAGGATCGGCCGCCCGATGCCGAACACGCGCACCAAGATGAGCGGCAGGTGCAGCGCCAGCACGGTGGCGACGACCGCGCTGGCGCTGATGAGGTAGCCCGACGTGAACATGAGCGCCGAGGCGAAGACGAACATGAGAAAGCCCAGGACAAGCGCCAGCACGAGAGGCTTTCGATAGCTGCGGAAAAGCGGCATGACCCACGCGTCGGCGCGCAGAAGGGCGATGAGGTCTTTCACGGGCGCCCCCTTTCCCCGTACGCCATGGCCCGCAGCGTCGGCGACTTTCGCAGGGCCTCGTCCGGGCTTCCGTCGAACTCGATTTGGCCTGCGGCGAGCACGACGACACGGTCGAGCACGTCAAGCCAGTGCAGCCGATGCGTCGCGAACAGCACGAGCCGCCCTTCCATGAGCGGCACCATGGCCTGCTTCAGCTCGTATTCGGTCTCCACGTCCAAGTGTGCCGTCGGCTCGTCGAACACGAGCAGGCGGCGGGTGCGATCCAAAAACGCGCGAGCGAGCGCGACGCGCTGGGCCTGCCCGCCGGAAAGCTGCCGTCCCCCCTGGCCGATGACGCCGTCCAGGCCGCCGTCGAGCGCATCGACCAGCGGCGCGAGCCCGACGGCGCGAACCGCTGCAAGCACCGCCTCGTCGCTCGCCTCGGGCGTGTAGAGGGCGACGTTGTCGCGCAGCGTGCCATGAAAGAGCGTCGGGGCCTGCGGAAGGTAGAGCACTTCGCGCCGCCAGGCGTCCGCCCCTTCGCCGCAAGCGCCGTCAAGCGTCACCGAGCCGGCGTCAGGGGCGCGAAAGCCCGCTGCAAGCGAGGCGAGCGTCGACTTGCCGGCCCCGCTCGCCCCCACGATGCCGACGCGCTCGGGCTGGCGCACCGAAAACGTGCATCCGGCAAGCGCCGCCCGCCCGCCGTGGTCGACGCTCGCGCCCTCGAACGAAAGCGTCAGGCTGGACGCCGCAGCGCCAGGCCGCCCCGTCGCGCCCGCCGAAGCCGGCGCGCCCGAGCGCTGCGCCCCTTCGAGGCGCCGACGGGCGGCCTTTCGGTGCTCGTCCATGAGCCGCCGCTGCGCCGCGAGCGCGCTTCGTCCTTCGAGCGAAGCGTGGAAGTCGCTCGCGAACGCGCGGACGGGCTTGAAGCACTCCGGCACGAGCACGAGCGACGCAAGGGCGCAAAACAGCGTCACCGATCCGTCGACCAGGCGAAACCCCAACATGATGGCGACGGCGGCCAGCGACAGCGTCGAGATGAGGTCGAGCACCGAGCCGGAGAGCGTCGCCGTGCGCAGCACTTTCATCGTGGCCGCGCGAAACTTCTCGCTCGTCGCCTCAAGCGAGCGCTCCCACGCTTGGACCAGCCCCAGCCGCGCGACGGTGTCGATGCCGCGCATCGTGTCGGAAAACGCGTTGGAGAGCCGTTCGTATTCGGCCCGCTGCGACGTGGCGGCCTTGCGGGCCATGGAGCCGAGCAGGGCCATGTACAGCCCGATGACCGGCATCATGACGAGCACGATGAGGC from Xiamenia xianingshaonis encodes:
- the rpsP gene encoding 30S ribosomal protein S16 produces the protein MVKIRLARHGAKKRPYYRVIVANSRSPRDGRFIDEVGRYNPCVEPAMVQIDLDKVDEWLAKGAQPTDTVAALIKQARENATA
- the cydC gene encoding thiol reductant ABC exporter subunit CydC, with amino-acid sequence MKDLIALLRADAWVMPLFRSYRKPLVLALVLGFLMFVFASALMFTSGYLISASAVVATVLALHLPLILVRVFGIGRPILNYLERLESHDWVLRMTSKLRVRLYRAVAPDAVRLRASRRTGELLGLLADDVAHVQDLYLRTLFPMTVSALLYVAGAVCLGFFSPALLCTWMLALGAVLVVLPCASVAVVGPRERLVKRATDELYADLSEDVAGANDWIYAGREAERVEKAEERLVRRAKLREAIDAFDRVRDVAAQACFLVVILSLVAWAAAAFGGAERAGTDAANWIAAFSLAFFPLMDAFVVVPPAAERGLASLDAIRRLNALDAGAAARPAPPTRLPRPPYDVVFDDVTFSYGPGEVPVLRNLTCTIPAGQKVALLGRSGEGKSTFTALLRGDFVASAGSVTVGGASLAGAGDAAARFVSVVSQDAHVFDLSIGENVRLGRPDATDEDVWRALWRVRLAEHVRSLPEGLATLVGEGGYRLSGGQRHRLAVARALVADSPVVVLDEPFAGLDPTTERDVLALVADALADRTVVLVTHHLAGVSAFDRVMFLDGGRVALDGAPQALFAESERYRRLYELDNPFETRR
- the cydD gene encoding thiol reductant ABC exporter subunit CydD gives rise to the protein MDASRKRAEGAGAMFDRQLLALPGIRRAFCAAAAFAAAQGALVVAMAWCLARALTNLWDGAAFEAQAGLLAGFAAGFLGAAAIRAAQDAWFARWASRVASAVRREALAAVFSDGAALVDGFGSAAITTLLLEDGDVLEKYLRAIVPRMGNAVVIAVFVIVALFVFDWVSGLIVLVMMPVIGLYMALLGSMARKAATSQRAEYERLSNAFSDTMRGIDTVARLGLVQAWERSLEATSEKFRAATMKVLRTATLSGSVLDLISTLSLAAVAIMLGFRLVDGSVTLFCALASLVLVPECFKPVRAFASDFHASLEGRSALAAQRRLMDEHRKAARRRLEGAQRSGAPASAGATGRPGAAASSLTLSFEGASVDHGGRAALAGCTFSVRQPERVGIVGASGAGKSTLASLAAGFRAPDAGSVTLDGACGEGADAWRREVLYLPQAPTLFHGTLRDNVALYTPEASDEAVLAAVRAVGLAPLVDALDGGLDGVIGQGGRQLSGGQAQRVALARAFLDRTRRLLVFDEPTAHLDVETEYELKQAMVPLMEGRLVLFATHRLHWLDVLDRVVVLAAGQIEFDGSPDEALRKSPTLRAMAYGERGRP